The Couchioplanes caeruleus sequence CGTGACCGAGCCGACGGCCGTCGTCGAGCCCGAGCCCTTCGTGGAGCCCGAGCCCTTCGTCGAGCCCGAGCCCTTCGTCGAGCCCGAGCCCTTCGTCGAGCCCGAGCCCGTCGCCGCAGCCGAGCCCGTGACCACGCCCGAGCCCGTCGCCACGCCCGAGCCCGTGACCATTCCCGAGCCCGTCGCCGCGGCCGAGCGGGTCACGGCGGCGCCGACCGTGATCGCCGAGCCCGTGGCCGAGCCGGTCGCGACGATCCCGGTGCAGAGTGGTCCGGCGGACGTCGCGCCCGCTCACGAGCCGGACGACCTGACGAAGATCGCCGGGATCGGGCCCAAGATGGCGATGGCCCTGGCGGCCGGTGGTATCACCACCTACGAGCAGCTCGCCAAGGCCGACGAGGTCTCGATCCGGGCCGCGATCACGGCGGCCGGGATGCGCCCCGCTCCCAGCCTCGGCGCCTGGCCCGAGCGCGCCCGCGCCCTGACGACCCGCTGACGACCGATCGCCCCACCGGCGTCTGCGCCGTCAGAGCCGCCGCAGGCCCTCACCAGGGTCGTGCAGTCACTCCGCGCGCTTGATCGACAACTGCTCGTATACGGCAAACCCTCGTGCCCGCCCGGCGAACCGGGCGGGCACGACCGTTACATGATCATGAAAGCCGACCCCGTCCGGGTGCCCGCCGCTGTGACCTAGTTGCCAAGACTATGCAACAGCATCGGATGCCCAATATGCTGGCCCGCAGTTCCAGCCCCGGGAGGCACGATGGATATTGTGGCGATGCACATCGCCAACGGGATCGTGGACGGACCGGTGTCGGCCCTGTTCACCGCCTTCGCCGCGGGGGCGCTGACGGTCTGCGTCTGGCGGGCCCGCGCCGATCTCGACGATCGCCTGGCTCCCATGGCCGGCCTCGTGGCCGCCTTCATCTTCGCCGTACAGATGCTCAACTTCCAGGTGCTGCCCGGTGTCTCCGGTCATCTGCTCGGCGGCACCCTCGCGGTGGTCCTGGTCGGACCGTGGGTCGGGGCCCTCTGCGTCTCGACCGTGCTGATCGTGCAGTGCCTGCTCTTCGCCGACGGCGGGCTCACCGCGCTCGGGCTCAACATCACGAACATGGCGATTCTCGGCACCGCGGTCGGTTACCTGCTCGTCGCGGGGCTGATGCGGATGTTGCCGAAGACTCCCGCCGGGGTCGGCACGGCCGCCTTCATCGCCTCCGTCGTCGGTGTCGTGGTCGCCTCGCAGGGCTTCGTCCTGCAGTACTGGATGGGCGGCACGACCGAGCTCTCCATGCCCGCGATCGCCGGGACGATGGCCGGGATGCACACCCTGATCGGGATCGGCGAGGGTCTGATCGCCGCCACCACGGTCGCGACCGTGGCGCGCGTCCGCCCGGATCTGGTCTATGCCCTGCGCCGGTTCCGCACGGCGCCCGCCGTCGAGCCGGTTCCCGTTGCCGGAGGTGTCCTGTGACCAGGCGACTCGGGTGGTTCCTCGCCTCCGGGCTTCTCGTGGCCCTGCTGCTGGCCGGGGTCGTCAGCGGCTTCGCCGCAGGCCACCCCGACGGGCTCGACGCCACCGCGCGGCAGGGTTGCACGTTCAACGCCGACGACGAGATCACCGGCGGCACGTGCATGCTCCAGAAGGAGCAGGAGCACCAGCTCGCCGGGAGCCCGCTCGCCGACTACGGCATCCGCGGCCTCGGCGAGGGCCCGCTGTCGACGGGGCTCTCCGGCGTGCTCGGCGTGCTCGTCACCTTCGGGCTCGGCGGCGGAGTGTTCTGGCTGGCCCGGCGACGCACCCGGACGGAAGCCGGAGCCTAGTGGGCGCCGGTCACGCCCATCCCCTGCACCTCGACCGGCCGAGCCCGGTGCACCGGCTCGCGCCGGAGGTGAAGATCCTCGCCATGCTGCTGTTCACGGTGGTGGTCGTGGCGACGCCCCGGGAGGAGTTCGCGGCGTTCGGCGGGTACGCGCTGCTGCTCGCCGCGGTCGCCGCGGCCGCGCGGGTGCCGGCGTCGTGGCTGGCCAAGCGTGCCACCATCGAGCTGCCGTTCGTGGTGCTGGCGGTCGCCCTGCCCTTCGCCGGACACGGTGAACGGGTGGACTGGCTGGGCCTGTCGCTCTCCGTCGACGGCCTGTACGGCGCGTGGAACATCTTCGCCAAGGGCACGCTGGGGGTCGTGGCCTCGCTGCTGCTCGCGGCGTCCACCACGATGCGTGACCTGATCCTCGGGCTCGACCGGCTGCGCTGCCCGGCCGTGTTCACCCAGATCGCCACGTTCATGCTGCGCTACCTGGACATCCTCGTCGACGACGCGCGGCGGATGCGGATCGCGCGGCTGTCGCGCGGCTACGATCCCCGGTTCCTGTGGCAGGTGAAGGCGTTCGCGGTGAGCGTGGGATCCTTGTTCCTGCGGGCGTACGAACGGGGTGAGAGGGTCTATCTGGCGATGGTGTCGCGCGGCTACGACGGACGGATGCCCCGCCCCGACTCGGGCGGTGCGAGCGCGGCGCAGTGGGCACAATCGGCGGCCCTGCCCGTCGCGGCCGCCGCCATCGCCGTAGTGGCGGTGCTGCGATGAGCCTGCGGGTCACCGGATTGACGTACGCGTACCCGGACGGCAGCGTCGCCCTTCGCGGGGTCGACCTGACCGTCGCCGAGGGTGAGCGCGTCGCCCTGCTCGGCCCGAACGGCGCCGGCAAGACGACGCTCGTGCTGCACCTCAACGGGGTTCTGCACGGCGGCGCGGGCACGGTCGAGATCGGCGATCTGCGGGTGGACGCCCGCGACCGGGGCCGGCTCTCCGAGATTCGCCGCCGGGTCGGCATCGTCTTCCAGGACCCGGACGACCAGCTTTTCATGCCGACGGTCGCCGAGGACGTCGCGTTCGGCCCGGCCAACCTGGGCCTGCGCGGCCCCGAGCTGGACGAGCGGGTCGCCGAGGCCCTCGCCGCAGTGGGCATGTCCGCGCATCGCGACCAGGTGCCGCACCACCTGTCGTTCGGGCAACGGCGGCGGGTCGCCGTGGCCACGGTGCTGGCGATGCGGCCGGAGCTGCTGGTCCTGGACGAGCCGTCGTCCAACCTGGACCCGGCCAGCCGGCGCGAACTGGCCGAGATCCTCCAGAGCCTGCCGGTGACGGTGTTGATGGTCACGCACGATCTTCCGTACGCGATGCAGCTCTGTCCCCGCTCGGTCATCCTCGACGGCGGCCGCATCGCGGCCGACGGGCCGACCGCCGACATTCTCGCGGACGAGGAGCTGCTGCGCGCCCACCGGCTGGAGCTTCCCTACGGCTTCCATCCCGTACGCCCGTAGCAGCGCGTCACGCGGTGGCGGCGCAGGCCCCTGGTGGCAGCTTCGCCTCGCCGAGGAACCCCAGCGACTGATTCACCTCGGTGAACGTGCCGAGCCGCTGGTATGCGGCCCCGACCACCACGTCGACCACGGCGCCCTTGCGCCCCGGGTCGTACGCGCGGGTCGCCTTGCCGAGGAAGTAGGCCTGCACGAGTTGGGCCGCGCCGACGGCTTCCGGGCCGTAGCGGAGCTCGGCCACGTCGCCGAAGCGCTTCTTGCTCACCGCCGGCTTCTCCACGCGGAACCGGCGATCGGCGAACGCGCCGGACACGCCGGCGCCCAGGCCCTGGGTCGCGGTGCCGTTGAAGACCTTCACCGTCACCTGCGGCGGCCCGTCCGGGAGCCGGAGGCTGGCGACGGGCGCCCCGGCCGGGCAGCCGGGCCCGGCGACGACGCCGCCCTGCGAGTCGCGGGCCACCGCGAGAACGACAACGACGATCGCCGCTACGGCGAGGAAACCGACGAGGATGAGGGCTCGGACCCGCGTGAAACTCACGGAGCGCGACGGTAGCGTGGGCCCGCAACATCGACGGGCGGCACGGGCATCAGCGTGGCGCCAGGGCGCCCTCGATGCTGCGCAGGATGAGGCGTAGCGCCTCGTGTCGGGACACCTGGTGCTCCCCGATGTAGCTCCAGCCCGCATAGAGCTGAGACCAGACGAGGCTGGAGATCCAGTCGGCAGGCAGCCCGCGGTCGACGGTGCCGTCGTCGTGGCCGCGGCGGACCATCGCCTCGAAGTCCTCGGCGCAGTCGCCGACCTCGTGCCAGGTGTCACCGTCGGCGAGTACCTGCTCGCTGAACAGCAGCGACAGCACGTCGCCCAGGTCGAAATACTCCTGGCAGAGCCGACGGACGGCCTCCGCGCCGGTCCCCTCGGCGAGCCTGGCGCGCTCGTGTGCCCGGTGGAGGCGGTCGGCCGCCTCCCGGCGGAGCGCGACGACCAGGTCGCCGCGCTCGGCGAAGTACCGGTGCAGCGTGGTACGTCCGACCCCGGCGGCGGTGGCCACGTCACCGAGCGTCGAGGC is a genomic window containing:
- a CDS encoding helix-hairpin-helix domain-containing protein: MASFLYLVAGLVVGVLAGWLLRGRLVTAAQHSATSTATPAAPEPEPAVEHTSAPAPVAEEHAATATDERTTTSEPVTAEHVAPEPVTAETVAPEPVTVEHAVAPTAVSEEHAAEPASASEERAATPEPVAEEPTPTAEREPTADLEPATVTEPTAVVEPEPFVEPEPFVEPEPFVEPEPFVEPEPVAAAEPVTTPEPVATPEPVTIPEPVAAAERVTAAPTVIAEPVAEPVATIPVQSGPADVAPAHEPDDLTKIAGIGPKMAMALAAGGITTYEQLAKADEVSIRAAITAAGMRPAPSLGAWPERARALTTR
- a CDS encoding energy-coupling factor ABC transporter permease, giving the protein MDIVAMHIANGIVDGPVSALFTAFAAGALTVCVWRARADLDDRLAPMAGLVAAFIFAVQMLNFQVLPGVSGHLLGGTLAVVLVGPWVGALCVSTVLIVQCLLFADGGLTALGLNITNMAILGTAVGYLLVAGLMRMLPKTPAGVGTAAFIASVVGVVVASQGFVLQYWMGGTTELSMPAIAGTMAGMHTLIGIGEGLIAATTVATVARVRPDLVYALRRFRTAPAVEPVPVAGGVL
- a CDS encoding PDGLE domain-containing protein, with the translated sequence MTRRLGWFLASGLLVALLLAGVVSGFAAGHPDGLDATARQGCTFNADDEITGGTCMLQKEQEHQLAGSPLADYGIRGLGEGPLSTGLSGVLGVLVTFGLGGGVFWLARRRTRTEAGA
- the cbiQ gene encoding cobalt ECF transporter T component CbiQ; amino-acid sequence: MGAGHAHPLHLDRPSPVHRLAPEVKILAMLLFTVVVVATPREEFAAFGGYALLLAAVAAAARVPASWLAKRATIELPFVVLAVALPFAGHGERVDWLGLSLSVDGLYGAWNIFAKGTLGVVASLLLAASTTMRDLILGLDRLRCPAVFTQIATFMLRYLDILVDDARRMRIARLSRGYDPRFLWQVKAFAVSVGSLFLRAYERGERVYLAMVSRGYDGRMPRPDSGGASAAQWAQSAALPVAAAAIAVVAVLR
- a CDS encoding energy-coupling factor ABC transporter ATP-binding protein, with translation MSLRVTGLTYAYPDGSVALRGVDLTVAEGERVALLGPNGAGKTTLVLHLNGVLHGGAGTVEIGDLRVDARDRGRLSEIRRRVGIVFQDPDDQLFMPTVAEDVAFGPANLGLRGPELDERVAEALAAVGMSAHRDQVPHHLSFGQRRRVAVATVLAMRPELLVLDEPSSNLDPASRRELAEILQSLPVTVLMVTHDLPYAMQLCPRSVILDGGRIAADGPTADILADEELLRAHRLELPYGFHPVRP
- a CDS encoding LytR C-terminal domain-containing protein translates to MSFTRVRALILVGFLAVAAIVVVVLAVARDSQGGVVAGPGCPAGAPVASLRLPDGPPQVTVKVFNGTATQGLGAGVSGAFADRRFRVEKPAVSKKRFGDVAELRYGPEAVGAAQLVQAYFLGKATRAYDPGRKGAVVDVVVGAAYQRLGTFTEVNQSLGFLGEAKLPPGACAATA
- a CDS encoding TetR/AcrR family transcriptional regulator, with translation MDIETGSRARTRQAIIDAAIEVFARNPASTLGDVATAAGVGRTTLHRYFAERGDLVVALRREAADRLHRAHERARLAEGTGAEAVRRLCQEYFDLGDVLSLLFSEQVLADGDTWHEVGDCAEDFEAMVRRGHDDGTVDRGLPADWISSLVWSQLYAGWSYIGEHQVSRHEALRLILRSIEGALAPR